Proteins from one Nakamurella multipartita DSM 44233 genomic window:
- the narJ gene encoding nitrate reductase molybdenum cofactor assembly chaperone: MRLRRRETDRTADRRVIWQSASLLLAYPDEAWADRLALVRAAIPALPPAAGEPLRRSVDRLAEQPTIDAAIRYVDTFDWRRRRTLFLTYYTAGDTRGRGVALLEFASAYRAVGAVPPAGELPDHLAVVLEFAATVDEDAGYRLLADHRTSIDLLHEGLQAMDSAYADVVRAVAATLPPPSEQDLLLARRLIMQGPPAEAVGLDPYPLAGPPTAAGRRAGPIDLLLTPNPRTPAGKAL, from the coding sequence ATGAGACTGCGCCGCCGAGAGACCGACCGAACCGCCGACCGCCGGGTGATCTGGCAGTCCGCGTCCCTGCTGCTGGCCTACCCCGACGAGGCCTGGGCCGACCGGTTGGCCCTGGTTCGCGCGGCGATCCCGGCGCTGCCGCCGGCCGCCGGCGAACCGTTGCGTCGCAGCGTGGACCGGCTCGCCGAGCAGCCGACGATCGACGCCGCCATCCGGTACGTCGACACGTTCGACTGGCGTCGCCGGCGCACGCTGTTCCTGACGTACTACACGGCCGGTGACACCCGCGGCCGCGGCGTGGCCCTGCTGGAGTTCGCGTCGGCCTACCGGGCGGTCGGGGCGGTCCCGCCGGCCGGCGAGCTGCCCGACCACCTGGCGGTGGTGCTCGAGTTCGCCGCCACCGTCGACGAGGACGCCGGGTACCGGCTGCTCGCCGACCACCGGACGTCGATCGACCTGCTGCACGAGGGGTTGCAGGCCATGGACTCCGCGTACGCGGACGTGGTCCGGGCGGTGGCCGCGACCCTGCCGCCGCCCAGTGAGCAGGACCTGCTGCTGGCCCGCCGGTTGATCATGCAGGGTCCGCCGGCCGAGGCGGTCGGCCTGGACCCGTACCCGCTGGCCGGGCCGCCGACCGCGGCCGGCCGCCGGGCCGGCCCGATCGACCTGCTGCTGACTCCGAACCCGAGAACTCCTGCCGGAAAGGCACTGTGA